TAGCCCAGTGCGGAGTTGGCGTTAGGCTCGGCCATATCGGTTCCGGCGTACTTCTCCCTCCAGAGTCTGGTGAAGGTCTCAGCCTCTTTGGACATATCGGGCATCTCAGGAGCGTAGGGGAAGGTGGTGTAGGCAAAGCCCTCCGCAGCCTCTCCGCCGATCTTGACCAGGTCGGGGTTGTCCATGGCGTCTCCGCCCATGATGTGGAAGGTGGCTCCCAGCTCACGAGCCTGCTTCATGATGACCGCTCCCTCGGCGAAGTAGGACGGTATGTAGAGGAAATCCGCCCCTTTGCTGATGGCGTCGGTGATCTGGGCGGTGAAGTCCTGGTCGCCGGACTGATACTTGTAGTTTCCGATAATGGTTCCGCCTTTTTTCTCGAAAGCCTTGCGGAAGAAGTTTCCAAGGCCTACGGAATAATCCTGGGCTACGTCCAGGAGAAGGGCGGCCTTCCTGGCCTCAAGGCTGTCGTAGGCGTAGGTCGCAGCGGCGGCTCCCTGATAGGGGTCTATAAAGCACATACGGAAGTAGTACTTTTTGCCCTGGGTGACCAGGGGGTTGGTGGCTGAGTCGGTGATACAGGGGATTCCGGCGACCTCAGCGACTTCTCCTCCAGCCATGGAGAGGGATGAGCCGTAGCTGCCTATTATGGCTACGACTTTGTCCCTGTCGATAAGCCTTTTAACGGCGTTAGCCGCCTCCACCTTATCGGACTTGTTATCCACTATGAAAAGCTTTACCGGACGGCCTAAAACCTCCGGTGCCTGCTCATGGGCCAGTTTTATTCCCTCGACGGTGAGCTGACCACCGAAGGCATTCTGACCGGTCATAGGCTCGTAAACGCCTATTCTGATCTCCTCCGCCGCAAAAGCGGAACCCGCTAAAAAGACGACTACCAACAGCGATAATAAAAATTTCGAAGTTCTCAACTTAAACGTCCCTCCCTACAAAAAAGTATTGTGCGAACAGTACGAATCAATTATATACTAAAAGTTGTCAAAAGGAAAAGCCTCCGAGATCATCTCAGAGGCTTTCTTTTATCCAACAGCATCGATATTTCGTTCTGAAAGCTGGTAAGGTCGGTGAACTCCCTGTAGACCGAGGCAAAACGGACGTAGGCGACCTTATCGAGGTCCGCCAGTTCCTCCATGACTATCTCCCCTATCCTGACGCTGGAGACCTCCCCACCACCTTCGGCGAGAAGCCTGTCCTCGACTCGACAGGCGGTCTCCTCCAGCCTCTCCAGGGAGACAGGCAGTTTTTCGCAGGCCTTCCTTATGCCCCTGAAAACCTTATCCCTGTCGAAAGCCTCCCTCTTTCCGTCCTTTTTAAACACCCACAGGAGCTTCTTTTCGTCCACCCTCTCGTAGGTCGTAAACCGAGACGAACAGGAGGGACATTCCCTCCGTCGCCTCACGATTCTGCCTTCGTCGGCGGTCCTGGTCTCTATAACCCTGGTCTCGGAGGCGGCGCACTTAGGACACCTCATGTTATAAAATCCCCCCCTTAAGGGCGGCCAAAGAAAAAAGGCCCGGAGATTCGTCCGGGCCTTAGATCCATCAAAGCTCTACCGGTGTTTCTTCTTGGCAAGCTCCTGCTTCTTCCTCTTCTTGGCCTCACTGGGCTTCTCGTAGTGCTCTCTCTGGCGAGCCTCCCGGAGGACCCCCGTTCTGGAGACGTCCCGTTTGAATCGCCTGAGGGCGTCCTCGAGGGACTCGTTGTCGCGTCTGACAACCGTCGTCATATCCCTTCCCTCCTTTCTTCTCCACCGACGCCTATCCTGGAGGCCATCCTAAAGGACGACCTGAAAGCAGGTGGACGTGAAGGTGGGGGACTGTCTGACCGGCGTCCTCGCCACAGTTGACGACGAGCCGATATCCTGAATCCGGAGAGATACGTCGAACAACTTCCCGGACTGCAACCATTAGTGATACCCAGAGGACATGGTCCTCGACATGAGAAGCAGAGGGAACGTGATCCTTCGGTATTATCAGGACATGGCTAGGGGCCTGAGGGGCGATATCCCTGAAGGCGAGACAGGTCTCGTCCTCATAGACTATATCGGCCTTCAGTTCACCGGAAACGATCCTGCAGAAGGGACAACTCTGACTCAAACGACCTCACCTCTCCGCACCTCGATCTGATTCTATGCGATCAAGGTCCAAGGGTATTTTATACTACTGTGCTCCGACATACAATAGCACGGGACCAAGCTTTTACCGCTGGATCTTCCGATTTTTCCGAAATAGCCCTAATTCGTAACATCAGACGGTCTGGACAGCCCCTCCGATATAGTTGCCGGAGGAGGGGAACCAGAAGAGCCTCGTCTTTTGAGGCCAAAAAGGATTCTATTCTGGAAACAGGAGGCAAAGGGAGATCCTGGGGCCACTGGGCCATCAGGACACCGGCGACCTGGCTCGAGGCGGGCTCGGGAAGGCCGGAGTATATGGATTTCCCCCCAGGAATCGATTTGATCCATTTGAGGTATTTTCGGGCGACTCCCAAGGTCATGGAGCGAAAGTGAGGGGCTCCGGCCATGGCGTAACGGAGGGATCCCATAGGGTCCTTCAAGGTTGCCAGTCCGTCTATGACTTCCTCGTCGAGGCCAAACCTGGATATACACCTCTCTATAGCCGACGACACCTCCGACGATCCTATGGAGGGCAACAGGCGACCGATGGCCAGGGAACGGACCTCCGGCAGGGAGCTTTCAAGCCTCTTAAGCAATCTTCCCCTATCGGACACCGATCCTGGACGGTCCACTCTGGACAGAATGGCCTCGAGGGATTCCTCCGCCTCCGATATGGCGTCGTCCAACACCCTGGCCCTACGGGCCTCCTCTTCCCTCCTGGTCCTCTCTCTCTCTTCTTTTTTTTCCTTTCGCTTTCTGGAGACGTCCTCTACGGTCCTGGAGACCCAGGAGGACGCCTTTACGAAAGGATCCCACATCCAGCTGAGATCTATCTTTCTGCCTTTTTCGCCCGCACGTTCTTCCTCGAAGCGCTCTCCCGATCGGAACCGGTCTCTGAGGGTCATATAGGCTTCCGAGATTCGCTCAAAGTCCCTGGAGCTAGATCTCGCCACGTCGGGATGGGACTGTCTGGCACAACGCCGGAAAGCGGCCTTGACCTCGGACCAGGAGGCTCCGGGGGAAAGGTTCAGTATGTGATAACACTCTCTGACGGTCATTCCGTTCATCTTCCAACCTCATCCTCTATGGCTTCTATCATCCTGGCGGCGACCTTAAGCCCATCCCGATAGAGATGGGGCTCCAGGTCCGCCAGCATATCGACTTTACCGAGCAGCTTTTCCGCCCTTTCTACCTGAAAAATCGACAGAGAGGGCTTTATCCTTTTGAGCCTTTTCTTCAGGGCTTCAGGATCCTCCCCGTCGAGGCTGTCGCCGGAGGAGACCCCAAGCTCCATAGGAGCTATGGAGATAGACTCTCCTGACTCTCTGGAGAGGTGGACCTTGAGGAGCCCTCCAGAGTCTATCCTAAAGTCGAGATCCACCCTCTCCCCTATATCCATGTCCTGAAGATCCATCTTAGCCACGATACGACAGCGGCTGGACCTCTCAGGATCACCTTGGAACAAAGAGAGCGAGAGATCACCGCCGCCTACGCTTTTGAACGCCCTGTTCGATCTGGCCGGAAGGGGGTGTCCTTTTTTCAGTATGGAGACCGGAGTTCCGTCAAAGGCGATTATGCCCAGGCTCTCGGAGAGCACGTCCAGGAGCAGTCTATCGGTCCCGTTGACACCGTACATCGCCGCACCGATGGCAACAGCTTCGTCAGGGGATCTGCCCATCCTTACGGGAACAGGTATCTCCCGGGCGAGCAAGGTCTTCAGGAGAGGTATCCTGCTGCTGCCTCCCACCATTATGACGCAGTCCGGGCTGTGTCGCTTCCATAAAGTCACCCCCAGGTTTACCGCTTTTTTGAGCCAGGGGGCGGCCAGTATCTCCACGTCGGACCTTGAAAAAGACAGCTCCGATCGAGACGAAGCGAGAGGGATTGGAACCTGCCATGTCAGTTTACCCTGAAAGGAGA
The sequence above is a segment of the Dethiosulfovibrio salsuginis genome. Coding sequences within it:
- a CDS encoding ABC transporter substrate-binding protein; this encodes MRTSKFLLSLLVVVFLAGSAFAAEEIRIGVYEPMTGQNAFGGQLTVEGIKLAHEQAPEVLGRPVKLFIVDNKSDKVEAANAVKRLIDRDKVVAIIGSYGSSLSMAGGEVAEVAGIPCITDSATNPLVTQGKKYYFRMCFIDPYQGAAAATYAYDSLEARKAALLLDVAQDYSVGLGNFFRKAFEKKGGTIIGNYKYQSGDQDFTAQITDAISKGADFLYIPSYFAEGAVIMKQARELGATFHIMGGDAMDNPDLVKIGGEAAEGFAYTTFPYAPEMPDMSKEAETFTRLWREKYAGTDMAEPNANSALGYDCYMFVIDAIKRANSADPEKITEAFASAKDWPGVTGLTTINETHDAEKPVGIKVIKDGVQVYTASVQPDM
- the nrdR gene encoding transcriptional regulator NrdR, which produces MRCPKCAASETRVIETRTADEGRIVRRRRECPSCSSRFTTYERVDEKKLLWVFKKDGKREAFDRDKVFRGIRKACEKLPVSLERLEETACRVEDRLLAEGGGEVSSVRIGEIVMEELADLDKVAYVRFASVYREFTDLTSFQNEISMLLDKRKPLR
- the rpsU gene encoding 30S ribosomal protein S21 codes for the protein MTTVVRRDNESLEDALRRFKRDVSRTGVLREARQREHYEKPSEAKKRKKQELAKKKHR
- a CDS encoding histidine triad nucleotide-binding protein codes for the protein MSQSCPFCRIVSGELKADIVYEDETCLAFRDIAPQAPSHVLIIPKDHVPSASHVEDHVLWVSLMVAVREVVRRISPDSGYRLVVNCGEDAGQTVPHLHVHLLSGRPLGWPPG
- a CDS encoding J domain-containing protein produces the protein MNGMTVRECYHILNLSPGASWSEVKAAFRRCARQSHPDVARSSSRDFERISEAYMTLRDRFRSGERFEEERAGEKGRKIDLSWMWDPFVKASSWVSRTVEDVSRKRKEKKEERERTRREEEARRARVLDDAISEAEESLEAILSRVDRPGSVSDRGRLLKRLESSLPEVRSLAIGRLLPSIGSSEVSSAIERCISRFGLDEEVIDGLATLKDPMGSLRYAMAGAPHFRSMTLGVARKYLKWIKSIPGGKSIYSGLPEPASSQVAGVLMAQWPQDLPLPPVSRIESFLASKDEALLVPLLRQLYRRGCPDRLMLRIRAISEKSEDPAVKAWSRAIVCRSTVV
- a CDS encoding Hsp70 family protein codes for the protein MSSPVVGIDLGTRYALASVWIDGEARLIPNRYGEFRTPSIICLDQKGWHVGEEARRRAFHPVFGCWSDVKRRLGTDWAPVADGRHRSAQEILVPLISTIREDCEAYLHSMVTDCVITVPAQFSFLERSAMARAARAGGFEDVRILNEPTAAAFACESTGRILVFDFGGGTVDVSVVERDGQTWQVLESLGDSSAGGVEIDRALALSMAEKLGITLDQDDPLFRLLLFEAEQVKCALSFQGKLTWQVPIPLASSRSELSFSRSDVEILAAPWLKKAVNLGVTLWKRHSPDCVIMVGGSSRIPLLKTLLAREIPVPVRMGRSPDEAVAIGAAMYGVNGTDRLLLDVLSESLGIIAFDGTPVSILKKGHPLPARSNRAFKSVGGGDLSLSLFQGDPERSSRCRIVAKMDLQDMDIGERVDLDFRIDSGGLLKVHLSRESGESISIAPMELGVSSGDSLDGEDPEALKKRLKRIKPSLSIFQVERAEKLLGKVDMLADLEPHLYRDGLKVAARMIEAIEDEVGR